The Mycolicibacterium hassiacum DSM 44199 genome includes a window with the following:
- the moxR1 gene encoding chaperone MoxR1, whose product MTTPSGSPQGAGAYSGQGPAPGFPPGPTGSHAAPTAPAAAPPAGQPGGNLQQDSHLLERAVFEVKRIIVGQDQLVERMLVGLLAKGHVLLEGVPGVAKTLAVETFAKVVGGTFARIQFTPDLVPTDIIGTRIYRQGKEEFDIELGPVVVNFLLADEINRAPAKVQSALLEVMAERKISIGGKTFPLPQPFLVMATQNPIEQEGVYQLPEAQRDRFLFKLNIDYPSPEEEREIIYRMGVKPPEPKQVLAPGDLLRLQEVAANTFVHHALVDYVVRIVTATRQPEKFGMPDAKAWIAYGASPRASLGIIAASRALALVRGRDYVIPQDVVEVIPDVLRHRLVLTYDALADEISAETVIHRILQTVGLPQVNAIPQQGHSAAPVAPAAAAAASGR is encoded by the coding sequence ATGACGACACCGAGTGGATCGCCGCAGGGCGCCGGAGCCTATTCCGGTCAGGGCCCCGCGCCGGGTTTCCCCCCGGGTCCGACCGGTTCGCACGCCGCACCGACCGCACCGGCGGCCGCCCCGCCGGCCGGGCAGCCCGGCGGCAACCTGCAGCAGGACTCGCACCTGCTCGAACGCGCGGTCTTCGAGGTCAAGCGGATCATCGTGGGCCAGGACCAGCTGGTCGAACGGATGCTGGTCGGCCTGCTCGCCAAGGGCCACGTGCTGCTCGAGGGTGTGCCGGGTGTGGCCAAGACGCTCGCCGTGGAGACCTTCGCGAAGGTGGTCGGCGGTACCTTCGCCCGCATCCAGTTCACCCCCGACCTGGTGCCCACCGACATCATCGGCACCCGCATCTACCGGCAGGGCAAGGAGGAGTTCGACATCGAGCTCGGCCCGGTGGTGGTCAACTTCCTGCTGGCCGACGAGATCAACCGCGCGCCCGCCAAGGTGCAGTCGGCGCTGCTGGAGGTCATGGCCGAGCGCAAGATCTCCATCGGCGGCAAGACCTTCCCGCTGCCGCAGCCGTTCTTGGTGATGGCCACCCAGAACCCGATCGAGCAGGAGGGCGTCTACCAGCTGCCCGAGGCGCAGCGCGACCGCTTCCTGTTCAAGCTCAACATCGACTACCCCTCGCCGGAGGAGGAGCGCGAGATCATCTACCGGATGGGCGTCAAGCCGCCGGAGCCCAAGCAGGTGCTCGCCCCCGGTGACCTGCTGCGGCTGCAGGAGGTCGCGGCCAACACCTTCGTGCACCACGCGCTGGTCGACTACGTGGTCCGCATCGTCACCGCCACCCGCCAGCCGGAGAAGTTCGGCATGCCCGACGCCAAGGCCTGGATCGCCTACGGCGCCTCGCCGCGCGCCTCGCTGGGCATCATCGCCGCCAGCCGGGCGCTGGCGCTGGTGCGCGGACGCGACTACGTGATCCCGCAGGACGTCGTCGAGGTCATCCCGGACGTGCTGCGGCACCGGCTGGTGCTCACCTACGACGCGCTGGCCGACGAGATCTCGGCCGAGACCGTGATCCACCGGATCCTGCAGACCGTCGGCCTGCCGCAGGTGAACGCCATTCCGCAGCAAGGCCATTCGGCTGCTCCCGTCGCGCCCGCCGCAGCGGCTGCGGCTAGTGGACGGTGA
- the ripB gene encoding NlpC/P60 family peptidoglycan endopeptidase RipB, protein MTPVAALAVALTAAQPAAAAPEDGQWDPTLPKVVSSGAPGDPVAIANASLAATAQATQITMELGRKFLASLGFGPSPQVASVVPGRVRGPQAIEYVIRRGASQIGVPYSWGGGKPSGPSRGVDSGANIVGFDCSGFTQFAFAGVGVLIPKYSGDQYNTGRKVPVSQAKRGDLLFWGPGGTQHVALYLGNGQMLEASSAAGKVTVSPVRRAGLQPYAARIIES, encoded by the coding sequence GTGACCCCGGTCGCGGCGCTGGCCGTCGCGCTCACCGCCGCGCAGCCCGCGGCCGCCGCCCCCGAAGACGGCCAGTGGGACCCGACGCTGCCCAAGGTGGTCAGCTCCGGGGCGCCGGGCGATCCGGTGGCGATCGCCAACGCGTCGCTGGCCGCCACCGCGCAGGCCACCCAGATCACCATGGAGCTGGGCCGCAAGTTCCTCGCCAGCCTCGGCTTCGGCCCGTCCCCGCAGGTGGCCAGCGTCGTTCCCGGCCGGGTGCGCGGCCCGCAGGCCATCGAATACGTCATCCGCCGCGGCGCCTCCCAGATCGGCGTGCCGTACTCGTGGGGCGGCGGCAAACCCAGCGGACCGAGCCGCGGCGTGGACTCCGGCGCCAACATCGTCGGCTTCGACTGCTCCGGGTTCACCCAGTTCGCGTTCGCCGGGGTGGGGGTGCTGATCCCCAAGTACTCCGGCGACCAGTACAACACCGGCCGCAAGGTCCCGGTGTCCCAGGCCAAACGCGGCGACCTGCTGTTCTGGGGTCCGGGCGGCACCCAGCACGTCGCGCTGTACCTGGGCAACGGGCAGATGCTGGAGGCCTCCAGCGCCGCCGGCAAGGTGACGGTGAGCCCGGTGCGCCGCGCCGGACTGCAGCCCTACGCGGCGCGGATCATCGAGAGCTGA